From the genome of Chania multitudinisentens RB-25, one region includes:
- a CDS encoding lytic polysaccharide monooxygenase gives MKNNSSSIISKRKNISITPFHGHVFSPASRAFFAWQEGRLNTGQLNQREAGKFFPAVNAGLADTFAPDDTRNVLPPPDGKIASANQGDGEFLDEPGTHWQKHDVLSGDILTMSWHYTAPHLTRRWNYFITQPNWNPNQPLSRAQFEDRPFFQVQLGEQPFWSNGQALTPPQPTIHDLVLPQRTGYHVLLAVWEVADTGNAFYQVVDLNFVGTGGGGGEQPQPPRGLRITEVNSHTISLAWEASVSNVSHYLIYRNGSFIAQSTGLNFTDSGLQADTTFEYSVRAVNHAGNESALSASVSARTLPENNYENPPTPPVNLHSMGETENSISLMWGPSTSSNGIMGYLIYRDDIEIARVQPSQLTFLDTGLQPNTGYYYFVIAQDNQGRISAQSNILHVKTRPQSGGGSTYPQWELYTFYPVGARVSYRGSNWLCIQAHTAWTYDWVPGGLDYQTLWKIIP, from the coding sequence ATGAAAAATAATTCATCCTCAATTATCAGTAAGCGTAAAAACATAAGTATCACCCCGTTCCATGGGCATGTATTTTCACCCGCCTCACGTGCTTTTTTTGCCTGGCAAGAAGGCAGGCTTAATACCGGGCAACTTAATCAGCGAGAAGCAGGTAAATTCTTCCCTGCGGTCAATGCAGGTCTTGCAGATACCTTTGCTCCAGATGATACACGCAATGTATTACCACCGCCAGACGGTAAAATCGCCAGTGCCAATCAAGGAGATGGGGAATTTCTGGACGAACCTGGCACCCATTGGCAAAAACATGATGTATTGTCTGGAGATATTTTAACAATGTCCTGGCATTACACTGCACCACACCTCACTCGGCGTTGGAACTATTTTATTACACAACCCAACTGGAATCCAAATCAGCCTCTTAGCCGTGCACAATTTGAAGATCGCCCATTCTTTCAGGTTCAGTTGGGTGAACAGCCATTTTGGAGCAACGGTCAGGCATTAACGCCCCCTCAACCAACTATTCATGACTTAGTCTTACCACAGCGTACTGGTTATCATGTCCTGCTTGCTGTTTGGGAAGTTGCAGATACCGGGAATGCATTTTACCAAGTGGTTGATCTGAATTTTGTCGGTACAGGTGGTGGTGGTGGTGAGCAACCTCAACCTCCACGGGGATTACGTATTACTGAGGTAAACAGTCATACAATATCACTTGCGTGGGAGGCCTCTGTTTCAAACGTTTCACATTACCTAATTTATCGTAACGGTTCTTTCATAGCCCAAAGTACAGGATTGAATTTTACGGACTCAGGTCTGCAAGCGGATACAACATTTGAATATTCAGTACGTGCAGTAAATCATGCAGGTAATGAATCCGCGTTGAGTGCATCAGTCTCGGCACGCACCTTACCTGAAAATAACTATGAAAACCCGCCAACCCCTCCCGTTAATTTACACAGTATGGGGGAAACGGAGAATAGCATTAGTTTGATGTGGGGGCCGTCTACGTCATCGAACGGGATTATGGGTTATCTCATTTATCGCGATGATATTGAGATTGCCAGAGTTCAGCCTTCACAATTAACTTTCTTGGATACTGGGCTGCAACCAAATACAGGGTACTATTACTTTGTAATCGCACAGGATAACCAAGGACGCATCTCTGCACAAAGTAATATCCTACATGTGAAAACTCGTCCTCAATCTGGTGGAGGAAGCACTTATCCACAATGGGAGCTTTATACATTCTACCCAGTTGGTGCTCGGGTAAGTTATCGTGGTAGCAATTGGTTATGTATACAAGCTCACACAGCCTGGACTTATGATTGGGTTCCTGGTGGTCTTGACTATCAAACTCTTTGGAAAATCATTCCATAA
- the acnB gene encoding bifunctional aconitate hydratase 2/2-methylisocitrate dehydratase, which yields MLEEYRKHVAERAEEGIVPKPLDATQMAALVESLKNPPKGEEEFLLDLLINRVPPGVDEAAYVKAGFLAAIAKGEATSPLVTPEKAVELLGTMQGGYNIHPLIDALDNAQLAPIAAKALSHTLLMFDNFYDVEEKAKAGNPHAKQIMQSWADAEWYLSRPSLAEKITVTVFKVTGETNTDDLSPAPDAWSRPDIPLHALAMLKNERDGIIPDQPGSVGPIKQIEQLNKKGFPLAYVGDVVGTGSSRKSATNSVLWFMGDDIPHVPNKRGGGVVLGGKIAPIFFNTMEDAGALPIEVDVSELNMGDVIDIFPYQGEVRNHETGKLLANFELKTDVLLDEVRAGGRIPLIIGRGLTAKAREALGLPHSDVFRTAKPVAASNKGFSLAQKMVGRACGVAGVRPGEYCEPKMTSVGSQDTTGPMTRDELKDLACLGFSADLVMQSFCHTAAYPKPVDVTTHHTLPDFIMNRGGVSLRPGDGIIHSWLNRMLLPDTVGTGGDSHTRFPIGISFPAGSGLVAFAAATGVMPLDMPESVLVRFKGKMQPGITLRDLVHAIPYYAIQQGLLTVEKKGKKNIFSGRILEIEGLPELKVEQAFELADASAERSAAGCTIKLDKAPIQEYLNSNIVLLKWMIAEGYGDRRTLERRIQGMEKWLADPQLLEGDADAEYAAVIEIDLADIKQPILCAPNDPDDARLLSDVANSKIDEVFIGSCMTNIGHFRAAGKLLDQHKGQLPTRLWVAPPTKMDAAQLTEEGYYSVFGKSGARIEIPGCSLCMGNQARVADGATVVSTSTRNFPNRLGTGANVYLASAELAAVASLLGRLPTPDEYQTYMAQVDKTAADTYRYLNFDQLSQYTEKADGVIFQTAV from the coding sequence GTGCTAGAAGAATACCGTAAGCACGTTGCCGAGCGTGCTGAAGAGGGCATCGTCCCTAAGCCATTAGATGCGACACAAATGGCAGCGCTGGTTGAATCATTAAAAAATCCGCCAAAAGGCGAAGAAGAATTTTTGTTAGACCTGCTGATTAACCGTGTCCCGCCGGGCGTTGATGAAGCCGCCTATGTCAAAGCAGGTTTCCTGGCCGCCATCGCTAAAGGTGAAGCCACTTCCCCCCTGGTTACCCCCGAAAAAGCTGTTGAACTGCTAGGTACTATGCAGGGGGGCTATAACATTCATCCATTGATCGACGCGCTGGATAACGCACAACTGGCACCGATCGCCGCTAAAGCGTTATCTCATACGTTGTTGATGTTCGATAACTTCTACGATGTGGAAGAAAAAGCCAAAGCCGGTAACCCCCACGCCAAGCAGATTATGCAATCCTGGGCTGATGCCGAATGGTATCTGTCACGCCCATCGCTGGCGGAAAAAATCACCGTTACCGTGTTCAAAGTTACCGGCGAAACTAATACCGACGATCTCTCTCCGGCACCGGATGCCTGGTCGCGCCCAGATATTCCATTGCACGCGCTGGCGATGCTGAAAAACGAACGTGACGGTATTATCCCCGATCAACCAGGTAGCGTTGGCCCGATTAAACAAATTGAACAGCTGAATAAAAAAGGTTTCCCATTGGCCTATGTGGGTGATGTGGTGGGTACTGGTTCTTCCCGTAAGTCTGCCACCAACTCGGTGCTGTGGTTTATGGGTGACGATATCCCTCACGTGCCAAACAAGCGCGGTGGCGGTGTAGTATTGGGCGGCAAAATTGCGCCAATCTTCTTTAATACAATGGAAGATGCCGGGGCGCTGCCGATTGAAGTGGATGTTTCTGAGCTGAATATGGGCGATGTGATCGACATCTTCCCATACCAAGGTGAAGTGCGTAACCATGAAACTGGCAAATTGTTGGCCAATTTCGAGCTGAAAACCGACGTATTGTTGGATGAAGTGCGTGCGGGGGGCCGTATCCCACTGATTATCGGCCGTGGTTTGACTGCCAAAGCGCGTGAAGCGCTGGGCTTGCCACACAGCGACGTATTCCGTACTGCCAAACCGGTTGCGGCGAGCAATAAAGGTTTCTCACTGGCACAGAAAATGGTGGGCCGTGCCTGTGGCGTTGCGGGGGTTCGCCCTGGTGAGTATTGTGAACCTAAGATGACCTCCGTAGGCTCGCAGGATACTACCGGCCCAATGACCCGTGATGAGCTGAAAGACTTGGCTTGCTTGGGTTTCTCTGCCGATTTGGTGATGCAATCATTCTGCCATACTGCGGCCTATCCTAAGCCGGTTGACGTGACCACGCACCACACTCTGCCAGACTTTATTATGAACCGTGGCGGTGTTTCGCTGCGCCCAGGCGATGGCATCATCCACTCCTGGCTGAATCGCATGCTGCTGCCAGATACCGTGGGAACCGGTGGTGATTCTCATACCCGTTTCCCGATTGGGATTTCTTTCCCAGCGGGTTCCGGCCTGGTGGCGTTTGCTGCTGCGACCGGCGTAATGCCGCTGGATATGCCTGAGTCGGTGCTGGTGCGTTTCAAAGGTAAAATGCAGCCGGGTATCACCCTGCGCGATCTGGTACACGCGATCCCTTACTATGCGATCCAGCAGGGCCTGCTGACCGTTGAGAAGAAAGGTAAGAAAAACATCTTCTCTGGCCGCATTCTGGAGATTGAAGGTCTACCGGAGCTGAAAGTTGAGCAGGCATTTGAATTGGCAGATGCTTCCGCCGAGCGCTCTGCTGCTGGTTGCACCATCAAACTGGATAAAGCGCCAATTCAGGAATATTTGAACTCTAACATTGTGCTGCTGAAATGGATGATCGCTGAAGGTTATGGCGATCGCCGTACACTGGAGCGCCGTATTCAGGGGATGGAAAAATGGTTGGCAGATCCACAATTGCTGGAAGGCGATGCAGATGCGGAATACGCTGCGGTGATCGAAATCGATCTGGCCGATATCAAACAGCCGATCCTGTGTGCGCCAAACGATCCTGATGATGCACGTCTGCTGTCTGATGTTGCCAACAGCAAGATCGATGAAGTGTTCATTGGTTCCTGCATGACCAATATCGGCCACTTCCGTGCAGCGGGTAAACTGCTGGATCAGCACAAAGGTCAGTTGCCAACTCGCCTGTGGGTAGCACCACCTACCAAGATGGATGCTGCTCAACTGACCGAAGAAGGCTATTACAGCGTCTTTGGCAAAAGTGGGGCACGCATCGAGATCCCTGGTTGTTCACTGTGTATGGGGAACCAGGCACGTGTGGCTGACGGTGCGACGGTGGTATCAACGTCAACTCGTAACTTCCCGAACCGTTTGGGAACGGGCGCTAATGTTTATTTGGCTTCAGCAGAATTGGCGGCGGTGGCATCACTGTTAGGCCGTTTGCCAACGCCAGATGAATATCAGACCTATATGGCGCAGGTAGATAAAACGGCAGCGGATACTTACCGCTATCTGAATTTCGACCAACTGAGCCAGTATACTGAAAAAGCTGACGGTGTGATCTTTCAGACTGCGGTATAA
- a CDS encoding helix-turn-helix transcriptional regulator, with amino-acid sequence MNILYFGEENIESLGILHIIKSHYPQATIGIKKAVDYNSSATLTQCDICIVDSKKLVDMPASSFNRISAISHVPTLILAKKDQPLFRFFSQLNNIRGVIEYESGVDFFLNAINIIIAGGYCYSWDMKTLKNDKLNLLDDTYCESVGLTRREIEILKMYLAGASNKEISYKLCRSQKTISAHKSNILRKTGIKRFPSAIC; translated from the coding sequence ATGAATATATTGTATTTTGGCGAAGAGAATATCGAAAGCTTGGGTATTCTTCATATAATCAAAAGTCACTATCCACAGGCTACGATTGGAATTAAAAAAGCGGTTGATTATAATAGTTCGGCCACATTAACACAGTGTGATATCTGTATTGTCGACAGTAAAAAGCTGGTAGATATGCCAGCGAGTAGTTTTAACCGAATTTCAGCAATATCTCATGTGCCAACGTTGATTCTGGCGAAAAAAGATCAGCCTTTATTCCGCTTTTTTAGTCAGTTAAATAACATTCGCGGCGTTATTGAATATGAAAGTGGTGTGGATTTTTTCCTTAACGCAATTAATATCATCATTGCGGGTGGCTATTGCTATTCATGGGATATGAAAACGTTGAAAAATGACAAGCTGAACCTGCTTGATGATACCTATTGCGAATCGGTAGGGCTAACCCGGCGCGAGATTGAAATTTTAAAGATGTATCTGGCAGGAGCTTCTAACAAAGAGATTTCCTACAAGCTTTGTCGTAGTCAAAAAACCATCAGCGCGCATAAATCCAACATTTTACGCAAAACGGGGATTAAACGCTTTCCTTCGGCAATATGTTGA